The following are from one region of the Nostoc cf. commune SO-36 genome:
- a CDS encoding TMEM165/GDT1 family protein, giving the protein MDWHLLGLSFITVFLSELGDKSQLAAIALSGRCNSPRAVFFGAAGALLLTSLLGSLAGGAVAELLPTRVLKAIAAVGFAILAARLLLFNNEPSADSEQTP; this is encoded by the coding sequence ATGGATTGGCATCTTTTAGGACTGAGTTTTATTACAGTTTTTTTATCAGAATTGGGTGACAAAAGTCAGCTAGCGGCGATCGCACTTTCAGGGCGTTGTAATTCTCCGCGTGCAGTATTTTTTGGTGCAGCAGGTGCATTGCTGTTGACAAGCCTGTTGGGATCATTGGCAGGGGGTGCAGTAGCTGAATTATTACCTACGCGCGTGTTAAAAGCGATCGCTGCTGTGGGATTTGCCATACTTGCTGCACGCCTTCTATTATTTAACAATGAACCATCGGCAGATTCTGAACAAACACCTTAA
- a CDS encoding YkgJ family cysteine cluster protein, which translates to MSTWQCVKQCGACCNLDPAERPDLDEYLSPPELELYLSMVGEGGWCVNFDHTTRECRIYSDRPRFCRVESEVFQDMYGVEPEEVNDFAIDCCRQQIEGVYGDRSLEILRFNKAVGL; encoded by the coding sequence ATGTCAACTTGGCAATGTGTAAAGCAATGTGGAGCCTGCTGTAATCTTGATCCAGCAGAACGTCCAGATTTGGATGAGTATCTCTCACCGCCAGAACTAGAACTTTACCTCAGCATGGTAGGCGAAGGCGGATGGTGCGTTAACTTCGACCATACCACACGAGAATGCCGCATCTACTCAGATCGTCCTCGCTTCTGCCGTGTGGAATCAGAAGTGTTTCAAGATATGTATGGAGTTGAACCAGAAGAAGTTAATGATTTTGCTATCGACTGCTGTCGCCAGCAAATAGAGGGAGTATATGGCGATCGCAGTCTGGAAATACTACGCTTCAATAAAGCTGTAGGGCTGTGA
- the psb30 gene encoding photosystem II reaction center protein Ycf12/Psb30, whose product MFDAVSDLFNAFTSINWEVIFQLLSVALIVIAGPAVIFLLAFRNGNL is encoded by the coding sequence ATGTTTGACGCTGTGTCTGACTTGTTTAACGCTTTTACCAGCATCAATTGGGAAGTTATTTTCCAATTACTTTCCGTGGCGCTAATCGTCATTGCTGGGCCGGCGGTAATCTTTTTGCTGGCATTTCGTAACGGCAACTTATAA